From Arcticibacter tournemirensis, one genomic window encodes:
- a CDS encoding YpdA family putative bacillithiol disulfide reductase codes for MVHIDVLIIGAGPIGLTCGIEAGKAGLSYVIIEKGCLVNSLYNYPANMTFFSTSEKLEIGDIPFVSISLKPTRAEALEYYRRAAIHYNLNIRLFELVSKVSETDGAFLIETSKASYFAKNIIVATGFYDVPVKLDIPGEDLPKVSHYYKDPHYYAMQRVAVIGAGNSAVDAALETYRKSAEVTMIVKGDEIDSRVKYWVRPDIVNRIKEGSIKAYFNSRVTAIRESEIDIESTEGKITIANDFVLAMTGYRPNFNFLKHIGINCSIDDRKLPSHNPDTMETNIPGVYMAGVVCGGMDTHTYFIENSREHAVKIVNNILEAER; via the coding sequence ATGGTCCATATTGATGTTTTGATCATAGGTGCTGGCCCTATTGGCCTTACATGTGGAATTGAAGCGGGTAAAGCCGGCTTATCCTATGTAATAATTGAAAAAGGCTGCCTTGTAAATTCCTTATATAATTATCCGGCCAACATGACCTTTTTCTCTACCTCAGAGAAATTAGAGATAGGCGACATTCCGTTTGTGTCAATCAGCCTGAAGCCTACGCGGGCAGAAGCGCTTGAATATTACCGCAGGGCTGCAATTCATTATAATCTTAATATACGGCTCTTTGAATTGGTTTCTAAAGTATCAGAAACCGATGGAGCATTCCTTATCGAGACGAGCAAAGCAAGCTACTTCGCGAAAAATATTATCGTTGCAACAGGATTCTATGATGTGCCGGTAAAACTTGATATTCCGGGGGAAGATCTGCCGAAAGTAAGCCATTACTATAAGGACCCACATTACTATGCCATGCAGCGGGTTGCTGTTATCGGAGCGGGAAATTCGGCGGTAGATGCTGCTCTTGAAACCTACCGGAAATCGGCAGAAGTGACTATGATCGTAAAAGGCGATGAAATCGACTCCAGGGTAAAATATTGGGTGCGGCCCGATATTGTAAACCGTATTAAAGAAGGGAGTATAAAAGCCTATTTTAATTCCAGGGTTACTGCAATCCGGGAAAGCGAAATCGACATAGAAAGTACAGAAGGCAAAATCACTATAGCGAACGATTTTGTGCTGGCAATGACCGGCTACAGACCTAACTTTAACTTCCTGAAGCACATTGGAATTAACTGCTCGATCGACGACAGAAAGCTTCCTTCTCATAACCCTGATACAATGGAAACTAATATTCCGGGCGTTTACATGGCAGGTGTAGTTTGCGGAGGAATGGATACGCATACCTATTTTATTGAAAATTCGCGCGAACATGCCGTCAAGATTGTAAATAACATACTAGAAGCCGAACGTTAG
- the fsa gene encoding fructose-6-phosphate aldolase yields the protein MKFFIDTANLAQIKEAHDMGVLDGVTTNPSLMAKEGITGHENIINHYKAICDITDGDVSAEVIATTFDEIVAEGEALAKLHERIVVKVPMIKDGIKAIKYFTSKGIKTNCTLVFSAGQALLAAKAGATYVSPFVGRLDDISTDGLTLIEDIRTIYDNYGYPTQILAASVRHSMHVIECAKIGADVITAPLSAIVGLLKHPLTDNGLAQFLADHAKAAGK from the coding sequence ATGAAATTTTTTATTGACACAGCAAATCTTGCTCAGATTAAAGAAGCCCACGACATGGGAGTACTGGATGGCGTAACAACCAACCCCAGCCTTATGGCCAAAGAAGGAATTACAGGGCATGAGAACATCATCAATCACTACAAAGCTATTTGCGACATTACAGATGGCGATGTGAGTGCTGAAGTTATAGCTACAACTTTCGACGAGATCGTTGCTGAAGGCGAGGCGCTGGCAAAACTGCATGAAAGAATTGTTGTGAAAGTTCCGATGATAAAGGACGGAATTAAGGCGATTAAGTATTTCACCTCTAAAGGCATAAAAACAAACTGCACTTTGGTTTTCTCTGCAGGGCAGGCTTTACTTGCTGCTAAGGCTGGAGCTACTTACGTATCTCCTTTTGTTGGACGGCTTGACGACATTTCTACAGACGGACTAACTCTGATTGAGGACATCAGAACTATCTACGATAATTATGGTTATCCAACACAAATATTGGCTGCTTCAGTACGTCATTCTATGCACGTTATCGAATGCGCTAAAATCGGAGCTGATGTTATTACTGCTCCCCTGTCGGCTATCGTAGGACTGCTAAAACATCCTTTAACAGATAACGGCCTGGCACAATTTCTTGCCGACCATGCAAAAGCAGCAGGCAAATAA